A single genomic interval of Alcaligenes sp. SDU_A2 harbors:
- the modA gene encoding molybdate ABC transporter substrate-binding protein: protein MFKRVLSAAALALLVQGTAQADELVVAAAASLTNAFKDLATQFEAKHPGTKVLTSFAASDVLLQQIVNGAPVDVFASADQKAMNKAEEAKVVDPATRKNFVQNQVVLVVPTDNPAKVGNAGDLGKPEVKRVAIGNPATVPVGRYTQAALEKAGQWEAVKQREILGQNVRQVLDYVSRGEVEAGFVFATDAAIMKDKVTVLETLKTTEPVTYPIALVKREGRNDKAQAFQDFVLSETGQQVLAKYGFAKP from the coding sequence ATGTTCAAACGCGTATTGTCGGCCGCTGCTCTGGCCTTGCTGGTGCAAGGCACCGCCCAGGCAGACGAACTGGTGGTGGCCGCTGCCGCCAGCCTGACCAATGCCTTTAAGGATCTGGCTACCCAGTTCGAGGCCAAGCATCCTGGCACCAAGGTGCTGACCAGCTTTGCCGCATCGGATGTGCTGCTGCAGCAGATCGTTAACGGCGCACCGGTGGATGTGTTCGCCTCGGCTGACCAGAAAGCGATGAACAAGGCCGAAGAGGCCAAGGTGGTCGATCCGGCCACCCGCAAGAACTTTGTACAGAATCAGGTGGTGCTGGTTGTGCCTACCGACAACCCTGCCAAGGTCGGCAATGCCGGCGATCTGGGCAAGCCCGAGGTCAAGCGCGTCGCCATTGGCAATCCAGCCACCGTTCCTGTGGGCCGTTACACGCAAGCCGCCCTGGAAAAGGCAGGGCAGTGGGAAGCGGTCAAGCAGCGCGAGATCCTGGGGCAGAACGTGCGCCAGGTGCTCGATTATGTGTCGCGCGGCGAGGTCGAGGCCGGTTTTGTGTTCGCTACCGATGCCGCTATCATGAAGGACAAGGTCACTGTTCTGGAAACGCTCAAGACGACCGAGCCGGTCACCTATCCGATCGCTTTGGTCAAGCGCGAAGGGCGCAATGACAAGGCCCAGGCTTTCCAGGATTTCGTTCTTTCCGAAACAGGGCAGCAAGTGCTGGCAAAATATGGTTTTGCCAAACCCTGA
- the xerD gene encoding site-specific tyrosine recombinase XerD: MTPSRIDDFIAMLWLQDGLAANTQQAYRQDLERLAEWAQSRRPDTPLEQLATTDLQDWMASQATDTKASTANRRLATLRRFYDWVLREGLRQDDPCLELSGARQAPRMPHTLSEEQVEHLLAAPDPHTELGLRDRCMLETLYATGLRVSELTELPVQNLSLSDGIVRIDQGKGGKDRLVPLGQEALHWINWYLQQSRPALLGQRRSDFLFITGRGTCMTRQSFWLIVKKYAARAGIQAPLSPHVLRHAFATHLLNHGADLRVVQMLLGHADISTTQIYTHVARERLKALHAAHHPRA, translated from the coding sequence ATGACTCCTTCCCGCATTGACGATTTCATTGCCATGCTCTGGCTACAAGATGGCCTGGCCGCCAATACACAGCAAGCGTATCGCCAGGATCTGGAGCGGCTGGCCGAATGGGCGCAGTCCAGGCGGCCGGATACCCCGCTCGAACAACTGGCTACCACTGACCTACAAGACTGGATGGCCAGCCAAGCCACCGACACCAAGGCCAGCACCGCCAACCGCCGTCTGGCCACGCTGCGCCGTTTTTACGATTGGGTCTTGCGCGAAGGCCTGCGCCAGGACGACCCCTGCCTGGAACTGAGCGGTGCCCGCCAGGCCCCTCGCATGCCGCATACCTTGTCCGAGGAGCAGGTGGAACACCTGCTGGCGGCCCCCGACCCCCACACAGAACTGGGCCTGCGCGACCGCTGCATGCTCGAGACGCTGTACGCCACAGGCCTGCGCGTAAGCGAACTGACCGAACTGCCCGTGCAGAACCTGAGCCTGAGCGACGGCATTGTGCGTATAGACCAAGGCAAGGGCGGCAAAGACAGACTGGTTCCGCTGGGACAAGAAGCCCTGCACTGGATCAATTGGTATCTGCAGCAATCCCGCCCAGCCCTGCTCGGCCAGCGCCGCAGCGACTTCCTGTTCATCACCGGACGCGGCACCTGCATGACGCGTCAGTCGTTCTGGCTGATCGTCAAAAAATACGCTGCGCGGGCAGGCATTCAAGCTCCTTTGTCGCCCCATGTGTTGCGCCATGCCTTTGCCACCCACCTGCTCAATCACGGCGCGGACCTGCGCGTCGTCCAGATGCTGTTGGGCCATGCGGACATTTCGACGACGCAGATTTATACTCATGTGGCCCGTGAACGCCTGAAAGCGTTACACGCCGCCCACCACCCGCGCGCCTAG
- a CDS encoding LysR substrate-binding domain-containing protein produces MPSKHITPTQPYFRHDTDVLRSRLLSLELLRTFVAVVECQGYTAAAQYLHRTQASVSQQISKLEHSIGVALFNGSRRQLQLTEHGQLLLDYAKRLLLLQHEAITQLRSDTLEGVVRIGATHVYATQILPAILARFAQRYPHIQSDLEVGIAQDMHRELGSKFDITINAYRPGETQGILLRRDPVVWAIAEHARPHLNTPVPLATLPRGSLLRQWAEDALKAAGKKWTLVQESLSIDVLKASVLAGLAVGVFQKTTIAQTPGLRTLGTEDGFPELPSSEMRLARANRELSPSARRLYDYLLEQLSP; encoded by the coding sequence ATGCCTTCGAAACATATAACACCAACCCAGCCCTATTTCAGACACGACACGGATGTCTTGCGTTCGCGCCTGTTATCTTTGGAATTACTACGCACATTCGTGGCCGTAGTCGAATGCCAAGGGTATACCGCAGCGGCACAGTACCTGCATCGCACACAGGCATCGGTCAGCCAGCAAATCAGCAAGCTGGAGCACAGCATCGGGGTTGCGCTGTTCAACGGTTCCAGGCGTCAATTACAACTGACGGAACACGGTCAGCTCCTTCTTGATTACGCCAAACGTCTCTTGCTTCTACAGCACGAGGCCATCACGCAATTGCGTTCCGACACACTAGAAGGCGTGGTTCGCATCGGAGCCACTCACGTATACGCGACCCAGATCCTACCGGCTATTTTGGCCAGATTTGCCCAGCGCTACCCGCATATACAAAGTGACCTTGAAGTCGGTATTGCACAGGACATGCACCGAGAGCTTGGATCCAAGTTCGACATCACCATCAATGCCTACAGACCCGGAGAAACGCAAGGCATACTGCTGCGCCGCGACCCTGTGGTCTGGGCCATCGCCGAGCACGCCCGGCCCCATCTGAATACGCCCGTGCCTCTGGCAACCCTGCCGCGCGGCTCTCTGTTGCGCCAATGGGCCGAAGACGCCCTGAAAGCTGCCGGGAAAAAATGGACACTGGTCCAAGAAAGTTTAAGCATAGACGTATTAAAAGCGTCTGTACTGGCAGGACTGGCCGTCGGCGTTTTTCAGAAAACAACGATTGCACAAACGCCTGGGCTGCGAACCCTGGGCACCGAAGACGGCTTCCCAGAACTCCCTTCATCAGAAATGCGCTTGGCCCGGGCCAATCGGGAACTATCCCCTTCAGCGCGCCGGCTCTATGACTATTTGCTTGAACAACTTTCCCCATAG
- a CDS encoding LysR substrate-binding domain-containing protein, producing MAATDSTDLAHRLLSRLKLRHLSLLLQIDRLGSLTKVAEYMATSQPAVTQALAEAEQVFGAPLFLRSSRGMTATDQGRIVLLRARAMLQDLELLSLDLQAHAAGRQAHLRLGVVPMVSGKLISSAIRDTRPQDQAVSVSVQEGLTEELLAQLLDHSLDCVVARISPGLNMKGVRHDALYLQHPRLIAGRELAGRLGRRRLDWTHLQDLDWIMGPRGTPMRRQVVDLFLKAGLLEPVPIVETASPKLIGELIANNPRAVSVVPTEIAEELVRVSGVAIVPYSFEWALSPVALFTREQGPHRPVDLLFGQALKRLCTDKTVPLERGAFFY from the coding sequence ATGGCGGCTACGGACTCAACGGATTTGGCGCATCGATTGCTTAGTCGGCTCAAATTGCGCCACTTGTCCTTGCTGCTGCAGATTGACCGCCTGGGTTCGCTGACTAAAGTGGCCGAATATATGGCTACCAGTCAGCCTGCCGTGACCCAGGCATTGGCCGAAGCCGAACAGGTTTTTGGCGCGCCCTTGTTTTTGCGTTCTTCGCGGGGCATGACGGCCACCGACCAGGGGCGCATCGTCTTGCTGCGCGCGCGTGCCATGTTGCAGGATCTGGAACTGCTCAGTCTGGATCTGCAGGCGCATGCGGCCGGACGGCAGGCCCACTTGCGCCTGGGGGTGGTGCCTATGGTGTCGGGCAAGTTGATCTCCAGCGCCATTCGCGATACGCGTCCGCAAGATCAGGCCGTGTCCGTCAGCGTTCAGGAAGGTCTGACCGAAGAGCTGTTGGCGCAATTGCTGGATCATTCCTTGGATTGCGTCGTGGCCCGCATATCGCCCGGACTGAACATGAAAGGGGTGCGCCATGATGCACTGTATCTGCAACATCCGCGCCTGATCGCCGGTCGTGAACTGGCCGGCCGGCTGGGGCGGCGCAGACTGGACTGGACGCATCTGCAAGATCTTGACTGGATCATGGGGCCGCGCGGTACCCCCATGCGCCGCCAGGTCGTGGATTTGTTTCTGAAGGCCGGTTTGCTGGAGCCCGTACCCATTGTGGAGACGGCATCGCCCAAGCTGATCGGCGAATTGATCGCCAACAACCCCCGCGCCGTTTCCGTCGTACCCACGGAGATTGCCGAAGAGCTGGTGCGTGTATCGGGCGTGGCGATCGTGCCCTATTCGTTCGAGTGGGCCTTGTCGCCTGTGGCTTTGTTCACCCGGGAGCAAGGTCCCCATCGCCCCGTGGATCTCTTGTTTGGTCAGGCGCTCAAGCGCCTGTGTACGGATAAGACTGTGCCTTTGGAGCGCGGGGCGTTTTTCTATTGA
- a CDS encoding PACE efflux transporter, with product MTLQGWKRRVLYVGLFEFFAIVFSSFLLAYFAGGATSDSVPIAVAISAVAIAWNYVFNTLFEFWESRQAVKGRSVLRRCVHAISFETGLVLFIVPMYMWWYQVGFLVALQMEIAILIFFLFYSFCFSWSFDRVFGLPSSAT from the coding sequence ATGACACTTCAGGGTTGGAAACGCCGCGTGTTGTACGTGGGCTTGTTTGAGTTTTTCGCGATTGTTTTTTCGTCATTTCTGCTGGCGTATTTTGCCGGTGGGGCAACGTCCGATTCCGTGCCTATCGCGGTGGCGATTTCGGCGGTGGCCATTGCCTGGAACTATGTGTTCAACACCTTGTTTGAATTCTGGGAGTCGCGCCAGGCAGTCAAAGGGCGCAGCGTGCTGCGTCGCTGTGTGCATGCGATCAGCTTCGAGACGGGTCTGGTCCTGTTTATCGTGCCTATGTATATGTGGTGGTATCAGGTCGGATTCTTGGTCGCTTTGCAGATGGAAATAGCGATTCTGATCTTTTTTCTGTTTTATTCGTTTTGCTTCAGTTGGTCTTTTGACCGGGTGTTCGGCTTGCCGAGCAGTGCCACGTGA
- a CDS encoding NADP-dependent malic enzyme: MSTTVDRQAALDYHEFPIPGKVTIAATKPLVNQRDLGLAYSPGVAAACEEIVADPKNVFRFTGRGNLVGVISNGTAVLGLGNIGALASKPVMEGKAVLFKKFAGMDVFDIEINETDPDKLVDIIAGLEPTFGGINLEDIKAPECFEVERKLRARMNIPVFHDDQHGTAICVTAAFLNGLKVVGKDIKTIKVVTSGAGAAALACLDLMVDMGLPEENVWVTDIDGVVYQGRPGHQVPELARFAKDTQARTLNDVIDNADVFVGLSAGGVLKAEMLKKMADRPFVMALANPTPEILPEVAKEARPDVIMATGRSDFPNQVNNVLCFPYIFRGALDVGATTITRGMEKAAVHAIAGLAEEEQDETVAAAYGGYGLSFGPDYLIPKPFDPRLIVRIAPAVAQAAMQDGVATRPLADLDGYIAKLQQFVYHSGAFMKPVFAIAKQMVREGGKARIVFTEGEEERVLRAVQVIVDEKLAHPILVGRPAVLLSRIKKFGLRLRLGVDVEVTNPESDDRFHQYWTTYWEKMCRRGISKEMARVEMRRRLTLIGATMVHLGDADGMICGTIGSYHAHLRYIDEMIGRKPDSSVYAAMNILLLGERTVALTDTHVNDDPSAEQIAEYTVEAAKMLSSLNLEPKVALLSRSNFGSDSSSSGPKMRRALELVHEQAPELEIDGEMHADCALDEALRNRTLPTSTLKGAANLLVCPNVDAGNISYNLLKTAAGSNVAIGPFLLGANAPVHVLTYSSTVRRIVNMTALTVLQANRV, translated from the coding sequence ATGAGCACGACGGTAGACCGCCAAGCCGCATTGGATTATCACGAATTCCCCATTCCCGGCAAAGTCACGATTGCCGCCACCAAGCCGCTGGTCAACCAACGCGATCTGGGGCTGGCCTATTCGCCCGGCGTGGCCGCCGCCTGCGAAGAGATCGTCGCTGACCCCAAGAATGTGTTCCGCTTTACGGGCCGTGGCAATCTGGTAGGCGTAATCTCCAACGGCACCGCCGTGCTGGGCCTGGGCAATATCGGCGCGCTGGCCTCCAAGCCGGTGATGGAAGGCAAGGCCGTCCTGTTCAAGAAGTTTGCCGGCATGGATGTGTTCGACATCGAGATCAACGAAACCGACCCGGACAAGCTGGTGGACATCATCGCCGGTCTGGAGCCGACCTTCGGCGGCATCAACCTGGAAGACATCAAGGCCCCCGAATGCTTCGAGGTGGAACGCAAGCTGCGTGCGCGCATGAACATTCCTGTGTTCCACGACGATCAGCACGGCACGGCCATCTGCGTGACCGCTGCTTTCCTGAACGGTCTTAAAGTGGTCGGCAAGGATATCAAAACGATCAAGGTCGTGACCTCCGGGGCCGGGGCCGCCGCCTTGGCCTGCCTGGATCTGATGGTGGACATGGGTTTGCCCGAGGAAAATGTCTGGGTAACCGACATTGACGGCGTGGTCTACCAGGGCCGCCCCGGCCACCAGGTGCCCGAACTGGCGCGTTTCGCCAAGGACACTCAGGCACGCACGCTGAATGATGTCATCGACAATGCCGACGTCTTTGTCGGCCTGTCGGCCGGCGGCGTCTTGAAAGCCGAGATGCTCAAAAAAATGGCCGACCGTCCTTTTGTGATGGCCCTGGCCAACCCCACTCCCGAAATCCTCCCCGAAGTGGCGAAGGAAGCACGTCCTGACGTTATCATGGCCACCGGTCGTTCGGACTTCCCGAACCAGGTCAACAATGTGCTGTGCTTTCCCTACATTTTCCGAGGTGCCTTGGATGTAGGTGCCACCACCATCACCCGTGGTATGGAAAAAGCTGCTGTGCATGCCATCGCCGGATTGGCCGAAGAAGAACAAGATGAAACCGTGGCCGCCGCCTACGGTGGCTACGGACTGAGCTTTGGCCCCGATTACCTGATTCCCAAACCTTTCGACCCGCGACTGATCGTGCGCATCGCCCCTGCCGTGGCGCAAGCTGCCATGCAGGACGGCGTGGCGACCCGCCCATTGGCGGATCTGGACGGCTACATCGCCAAATTGCAACAGTTCGTCTACCACTCCGGCGCGTTCATGAAGCCGGTCTTTGCCATCGCCAAGCAAATGGTGCGCGAGGGCGGCAAAGCACGTATCGTCTTTACCGAAGGCGAAGAAGAACGCGTGCTGCGTGCGGTGCAGGTGATTGTGGACGAAAAGCTGGCGCACCCGATTCTGGTCGGTCGCCCCGCCGTCCTGCTCTCGCGCATCAAGAAGTTCGGTCTGCGCCTGCGCCTGGGCGTAGATGTGGAAGTGACCAACCCGGAATCGGATGATCGCTTTCATCAATACTGGACCACCTACTGGGAAAAAATGTGCCGACGCGGCATCAGCAAAGAAATGGCTCGCGTAGAAATGCGCCGTCGCCTGACGCTGATCGGCGCAACCATGGTCCATCTGGGCGATGCCGACGGCATGATCTGCGGCACGATCGGCTCCTACCATGCCCACCTGCGCTACATCGACGAAATGATAGGCCGCAAGCCTGACTCCAGCGTCTATGCCGCCATGAACATTCTGTTGCTGGGTGAACGCACCGTGGCCTTGACCGACACCCACGTCAACGACGACCCCAGCGCCGAACAGATCGCCGAATACACCGTGGAAGCAGCCAAAATGCTTAGTTCCTTGAACCTGGAACCCAAGGTGGCTTTGCTGTCGCGCTCGAATTTCGGCTCGGACTCGTCTTCATCCGGCCCCAAGATGCGCCGTGCCCTGGAACTGGTGCACGAACAAGCACCGGAACTGGAGATAGACGGTGAAATGCATGCCGACTGCGCCTTGGACGAAGCCTTGCGCAATCGCACCTTGCCCACCAGCACACTCAAGGGCGCAGCCAACCTGCTGGTCTGCCCGAATGTGGATGCCGGCAACATCAGTTACAACCTTCTGAAAACCGCCGCCGGCAGCAATGTGGCCATCGGCCCCTTCCTGCTGGGAGCCAACGCCCCCGTCCATGTCCTGACCTACAGCTCCACCGTGCGCCGTATCGTCAATATGACCGCCTTGACGGTGCTGCAGGCTAATCGGGTGTAA
- the ybaK gene encoding Cys-tRNA(Pro) deacylase, with amino-acid sequence MAKEKHVSETPATQWLRKQNIPFTEHSYEYIDHGGAGEAARQLGLDPHQVAKTLIMEDENAKPLIIVMHGDREVSTKNLARQTGAKKIAPCKPEVAQRHSGYMVGGTSPFATRKAMPIWIEAELLDYDTIYVNGGRRGYLVGVSPQALVDTLKARSVQASLDKT; translated from the coding sequence ATGGCCAAAGAAAAACACGTCAGTGAAACGCCCGCCACCCAGTGGCTGCGCAAACAAAACATACCCTTTACCGAACACAGCTACGAGTACATCGATCACGGCGGTGCCGGCGAAGCGGCACGCCAGCTAGGACTAGATCCCCACCAGGTCGCCAAGACCTTGATCATGGAAGACGAGAACGCCAAACCCTTGATCATCGTCATGCATGGCGACCGGGAAGTCTCCACCAAGAATCTGGCTCGCCAGACCGGAGCCAAGAAAATAGCCCCCTGCAAGCCCGAGGTCGCCCAGCGTCACTCCGGCTATATGGTCGGCGGCACCTCGCCTTTTGCCACCCGCAAAGCCATGCCGATCTGGATCGAAGCCGAACTGCTGGATTACGACACCATCTACGTGAATGGCGGACGGCGCGGCTATCTGGTCGGCGTGTCGCCGCAAGCCCTGGTCGACACGCTGAAAGCCCGCAGCGTCCAGGCCAGCCTGGACAAAACCTGA
- a CDS encoding TauD/TfdA dioxygenase family protein, producing the protein MQINDLPESKTAYRAIPISGTIGAVVDGILIREGIPDSEIAWIHQALTKHRVLFFRNQHAVNDAIHQDFARKFGTIISHPTINSTADPQILELDSHRGGRANSWHTDLTFTLCPPKLSILRAVQLPIYGGDTVWANTVAAYLHLPRELQALANTLWAVHGNDFDYAASRVELLHDDTARAYRRQYAAQTIKTEHPLVHIHPATGEKSLLLGHYAQRFVNCNTYESDRLYEIFQAHITRLENTIRWTWAPGDVAMWDNMATQHYAINDYGDQKRVMRRVTVAGDTPIACDGTHSRAHSS; encoded by the coding sequence ATGCAGATCAACGATCTCCCAGAATCCAAGACGGCCTATCGAGCCATACCTATTTCGGGAACTATCGGGGCTGTCGTCGACGGCATATTGATTCGCGAAGGCATTCCCGATAGTGAAATCGCCTGGATACACCAGGCCCTGACAAAGCACCGCGTGTTGTTCTTCAGGAATCAACATGCCGTCAACGACGCCATTCACCAGGACTTCGCCCGCAAGTTCGGTACGATCATTAGCCACCCGACCATCAACAGCACAGCTGATCCGCAGATTCTGGAACTGGACTCACACCGCGGTGGTCGTGCCAACTCCTGGCACACCGACCTTACCTTTACCCTGTGCCCCCCAAAGCTCTCTATTCTTCGCGCCGTTCAACTACCCATCTATGGCGGTGACACCGTCTGGGCCAATACCGTCGCCGCCTACCTGCATTTGCCCCGTGAACTCCAGGCGCTGGCCAATACACTGTGGGCGGTCCACGGCAACGATTTCGATTACGCCGCCAGCCGTGTCGAGCTATTGCACGATGACACGGCCCGCGCCTATCGTCGTCAATACGCGGCTCAAACCATCAAGACAGAGCATCCTCTGGTCCATATACATCCCGCAACCGGCGAAAAAAGCCTATTACTGGGCCATTACGCACAGCGCTTCGTCAACTGCAACACCTATGAGTCGGATCGACTCTATGAAATATTCCAGGCCCATATCACCCGTCTGGAAAACACGATTCGATGGACATGGGCTCCGGGTGATGTTGCGATGTGGGACAACATGGCAACTCAGCACTACGCCATCAACGATTATGGCGACCAGAAACGAGTAATGCGTCGCGTAACCGTAGCCGGCGATACGCCTATCGCTTGCGACGGCACGCACAGCCGGGCGCATTCGTCTTGA
- a CDS encoding MFS transporter: protein MFQSLRQPGVMVIALAAAGILMVTMGIRQSFGLFIHPIDKSTGMGIMSISFAMAVGQLAWGAIQPIAGACADRWGPDRVLAAGLLILALGCAATPFIGTGLGLTVTLGLLANIGAGAGSFSTLIGAAAQRLPDHARGQASGLINAGGSFGQFVFAPLVQKLIQLFGWMSALWVLALTALLTLPLIRKLSSAHNVRPASHPTAAPSKGLRHAVKEAAQDRSYLLLNLGFFTCGFHIAFLVTHLPGEIDLCGLPPSVASWSLALIGLSNIFGSIAAGSWIARYRSKHVLALMYASRALLIIWYLLMPKTDWVFYLFAIGLGFTWLATVPPTAGIVGKLFGTRYLATLFGLTLLSHQIGGFLGAWLGGIALTEFGDYSWMWYADIALAAMAALVNLPIREAKMQTA, encoded by the coding sequence ATGTTTCAATCTTTGCGCCAACCCGGGGTGATGGTCATCGCCCTGGCGGCCGCCGGCATTCTGATGGTGACAATGGGGATACGGCAGTCGTTCGGACTGTTCATCCACCCTATCGACAAAAGCACTGGCATGGGCATTATGTCCATCAGTTTCGCGATGGCCGTCGGGCAACTGGCCTGGGGTGCCATTCAGCCTATTGCCGGTGCCTGCGCCGATCGCTGGGGGCCGGACCGGGTGCTGGCGGCCGGACTGCTTATTTTGGCGCTGGGCTGCGCCGCCACCCCGTTTATCGGCACTGGCCTGGGCCTGACGGTCACCTTGGGTCTGCTGGCCAATATCGGCGCAGGCGCAGGCAGTTTTTCCACCCTGATCGGTGCAGCTGCGCAGCGCCTGCCGGACCATGCTCGTGGTCAGGCCTCCGGCTTGATCAACGCGGGGGGCTCGTTCGGCCAATTCGTCTTTGCCCCCCTGGTCCAGAAACTGATTCAGCTGTTTGGCTGGATGTCGGCCTTATGGGTGCTGGCGCTGACGGCACTGCTGACGTTGCCGCTGATCCGCAAGCTAAGCAGCGCCCACAACGTGCGCCCGGCCTCACATCCCACAGCAGCGCCCAGTAAGGGCTTGCGGCATGCCGTCAAAGAAGCGGCACAAGACCGCAGCTACCTGCTGCTGAACCTGGGCTTTTTCACCTGTGGATTCCACATTGCCTTTCTGGTCACCCACCTGCCCGGCGAGATCGATCTGTGCGGCCTGCCGCCCTCGGTCGCCAGTTGGTCGCTGGCCTTGATCGGCCTGTCCAACATCTTCGGCAGCATCGCCGCCGGCTCCTGGATCGCCCGCTATCGCAGCAAGCATGTCCTGGCCCTGATGTATGCCTCGCGCGCGCTGTTGATTATCTGGTACTTGCTGATGCCCAAGACCGATTGGGTGTTCTACCTGTTTGCCATCGGCCTGGGCTTTACCTGGTTGGCGACGGTACCGCCGACGGCAGGCATCGTCGGTAAATTATTCGGCACCCGCTACCTGGCCACCCTTTTTGGCCTGACCCTGCTATCACACCAGATCGGCGGTTTTCTGGGGGCCTGGCTGGGCGGCATCGCCCTGACCGAGTTCGGCGACTACAGTTGGATGTGGTATGCCGACATCGCTCTGGCAGCGATGGCCGCTCTGGTAAACCTGCCTATACGCGAAGCCAAGATGCAGACAGCCTAA